In Neodiprion pinetum isolate iyNeoPine1 chromosome 6, iyNeoPine1.2, whole genome shotgun sequence, one genomic interval encodes:
- the cmb gene encoding uncharacterized protein cmb isoform X9: MAPPDSHTQSPPPQLQANKPTNVDKMPDRGQVESRLNQIKDYIRVTSTMMDSLSQSSDPRAVMQHDKLSKMVEDLYDSEKKLTNLLETYQNRGIPDESGDHPVQQSDQMRRFSDLMDVLTLQERCILTNPNCMNGEIDEHGDGGREAQLQRKVEETQRKLAQLQEQEASLLGMHLRAKERLNAARQAQQVFLQQGEQGNSAWEGPDRRLHQGQSNADELESEHAALRGKLVQLQNKKKRMDHLVAELQAVDTFDRGSCSSEGSRAPGRDKVAELDAMKAQLARLKALMEDATRDRHPSESEVEPEADEEVRVEVSANSSRNSIDRQSEPDDLSRRKAGNFGDAPSVDQVQAVTRELKEQSVLLQAARAELQRLKQTTPTPVITSSTPPPSLLGLNLSEKKQSNNNTNSSSNDERCEMQFAQAKRRQLEDLMRKEQVHSSSVNQDVGRGDWGGVRETNSQLSHTSVAANLWPLPNPATGESNEQSVDGASISENLLDVGPNGNATAANGNWWGVPPPIGMVEQPPQAGVVGMAEYYRQLLLGSQAQQLQMMGMTMQQCCQLLWAQQRELQSMRAAIIQLQLQLRQPQQLQQQQQHQQLQGRANNNYSNVGNAEEYSNLNRVVQHNGSSLDATLPPSSSLPNLVALPTPTPTPVPVPIPNPPHQQQQLNNQVPPGNRANNYWDNFRSYSRQNLLSVNGKTASDRNPHTTASTPTTNTVSSASGTASGGGNNTGLTNIGFRSRKDKRNREHGLENLTLPTLLSAEMQYPQNLQLQSNFQQQEVVNSRSSLNNVLANDMTLQQSHHVDNFFDEQQLACTRSVSANNDGQVCLRQLSNEMSDAVSSLVTVNTSRPGYLVRVLREVKIICEDHRLRPRLLRSLRALRDSHSSNNPLVDWLQNETTDQTASESCQSSDEDSDTGTLNNTVGNAVNQAVGALSLPPPPLPPPPLSMTLPLLPGGFQPEGVGINASASVTPGYNEDLAEADQSRPETSHNPQQVASEENIGEEGGGDASTASANALIADLVAEMEYMEEDGERSDDIGLDRVPTRLYHQANESI, from the exons ATGGCACCACCAGACTCTCACACCCAATCACCACCACCGCAGTTACAGGCGAACAAGCCTACAAATGTAGATAAAATG cCAGACAGAGGACAAGTCGAAAGTCGACTTAATCAAATCAAGGACTACATTCGGGTGACTTCTACAATGATGGATTCATTGAGTCAATCCAGTGACCCT CGCGCAGTTATGCAACATGACAAGTTGTCTAAAATGGTGGAGGATCTTTatgacagtgaaaaaaaattgaccaatcTTCTAGAGACTTATCAAAATCGGGGAATTCCTGATGAG TCTGGTGATCATCCAGTACAGCAGTCCGACCAGATGAGACGATTCAGTGATTTAATGGATGTTCTAACTTTACAAGAACGATGCATCTTGACTAACCCTAACTGCATG AATGGTGAAATTGACGAACACGGAGATGGCGGCAGAGAAGCTCAGCTCCAACGCAAGGTAGAAGAAACTCAAAGGAAGCTTGCCCAGCTTCAGGAACAAGAAGCTTCTCTTTTAGGAATGCATTTGCGAGCTAAAGAAAGATTGAATGCAGCACGTCAAGCCCAACaagtatttttgcaacaagGTGAACAGGGTAATTCTGCCTGGGAAGGACCAGATAGGCGACTGCATCAAGGGCAATCAAACGCCGATGAACTGGAGTCCGAACACGCTGCACTGAGGGGAAAATTGGTCCAGttacaaaataagaaaaaaagaatggatCATCTCGTCGCAGAGTTGCAAGCTGTGGACACTTTTGATAGAGGCAGCTGT AGCTCTGAAGGTTCACGCGCACCGGGAAGAGATAAAGTTGCCGAATTGGATGCAATGAAAGCACAGTTGGCACGCCTTAAGGCTCTGATGGAAGATGCTACACGAGATCGACATCCATCAGAATCTGAAGTCGAACCGGAAGCCGATGAAGAAGTCAGAGTAGAAGTGTCTGCTAATAGTTCTCGTAATTCGATAGATCGGCAGAGTGAGCCTGATGATTTGTCGAGAAGGAAGGCTGGTAACTTTGGAGATGCGCCCTCGGTCGACCAAGTTCAA GCTGTGACCAGGGAACTCAAAGAACAGTCCGTGTTACTGCAGGCAGCTCGTGCTGAATTGCAACGCCTGAAGCAAACGACTCCTACACCCGTCATTACCTCATCAACTCCACCCCCTTCTCTTCTTGGACTGAATTTATCTGAGAAGAAACAGAGTAACAACAATACTAATAGCAGCAGTAATGATGAACGTTGTGAAATGCAATTTGCACAAGCAAAGAGACGTCAGCTGGAAGACTTGATGAGAAAG GAACAGGTACACTCATCTAGCGTGAATCAAGATGTTGGTAGAGGAGATTGGGGTGGTGTTAGAGAAACCAATTCACAGCTTAGTCACACTAGCGTTGCAGCAAACTTGTGGCCTTTGCCGAATCCTGCCACAG GGGAATCTAACGAACAAAGTGTAGATGGTGCGTCGATTTCGGAAAATTTATTAGATGTTGGGCCTAATGGTAATGCTACGGCGGCAAATGGTAATTGGTGGGGTGTTCCCCCACCAATTGGAATGGTCGAGCAGCCTCCACAAG CAGGAGTGGTGGGTATGGCTGAATATTATAGACAGCTGTTATTGGGCTCTCAAGCACAACAATTACAAATGATGGGAATGACTATGCAGCAATGCTGCCAATTACTGTGGGCTCAACAACGAGAATTACAATCAATGCGAGCAGCAATTATTCAACTACAATTACAGCTACGACAACCACAGCAGctacaacagcaacaacaacatcaacagcTACAAGGACGGGCCAATAACAATTATAGTAATGTGGGAAATGCTGAAGAGTATTCCAATCTTAACCGTGTCGTGCAACACAATGGGAGTTCATTGGACGCTACGTTGCCACCGAGCTCATCACTCCCTAATCTTGTTGCTTTACCCACACCTACGCCCACACCGGTACCCGTTCCTATACCCAATCCTCCACACCAACAACAACAGTTGAACAACCAAGTTCCACCAGGAAATAGAGCCAACAACTATTGGGACAACTTTCGAAG TTACTCGAGGCAAAACTTACTCTCTGTGAATGGAAAAACTGCATCGGACCGCAACCCACATACAACCGCAAGTACTCCAACCACAAACACTGTGTCTTCTGCATCAGGTACTGCGTCTGGTGGGGGAAACAACACTGGACTCAC TAACATTGGATTTAGGTCTAGGAAAGACAAGCGCAATAGGGAGCATGGATTGGAGAATTTGACATTACCAACATTGTTATCGGCTGAGATGCAGTACCCACAAAATCTTCAGCTGCAGTCTAATTTTCAACAGCAAGAAGTTGTTAATTCAAGGAGCAGCTTAAATAATGTCTTAGCCAATGATATGACCTTACAACAGTCGCATCATGTGGACAACTTTTTTGATGAACAACAGTTGGCTTGCACTCGATCAGTATCCGCAAATAACGATGGTCAGGTTTGTCTGCGTCAGCTTAG CAATGAAATGAGCGACGCAGTGTCATCGCTAGTAACTGTGAATACTTCAAGACCTGGCTACCTCGTTCGGGTGCTGAGGGAGGTTAAAATTATTTGTGAAGATCACAGGTTGCGTCCTCGTCTCTTGCGTTCACTGAGGGCTCTGCGGGATTCACATTCATCCAATAATCCCTTG GTTGACTggttacaaaatgaaacaactGATCAGACAGCCAGTGAAAGTTGTCAATCTAGTGATGAAGATTCTGATACGGGTACCCTCAATAATACAGTAGGAAATGCAGTGAACCAAGCAGTTGGTGCTTTGTCACTACCCCCACCTCCGTTACCTCCACCACCATTGTCTATGACGTTACCACTTTTGCCG GGAGGATTTCAACCAGAAGGTGTAGGCATTAATGCGTCAGCATCTGTAACACCGGGTTACAATGAAGACTTGGCGGAAGCTGATCAATCGCGACCCGAAACTTCTCACAATCCCCAG CAGGTTGCTAGTGAAGAAAATATTGGTGAAGAAGGTGGTGGAGATGCATCAACAGCTTCTGCCAATGCTTTGATAGCTGATTTGGTAGCAGAAATGGAATATATGGAAGAAGATGGAGAAAGAAGTGACGATATTGGGCTTGATAGAGTTCCTACTCGATTATATCATCAGGCAAACGAGTCAATCTGA